TTCGCTATGAGCACCTTGGCGTTCTGCATGAGTTCACCATAGGTGACGACATAGCCGAAGGTGGTGTCCTTGACCACGATAACCAGTTGCGCAACCAATGCAGGAACAATGTAGCGAAGGGCCTGAGGAAAGACGACGAAGAAAAAGACCTGGATTTCGGTCAACCCCAGACTTCGCGCGGCATCGGTCTGGCCGCGCGAAACGGCGAGCACGCCCGCACGGTAGACCTCGGCAACCACGGCTGCGGTACTCAGGCCTATAGGCAAGGTCAGCATCCAGTAGGTGCTCAGCTTGATCCCGACCGATGGCAGCACCAGAAAGCAAACATAGATGAGCAGCAGCGTCGGCGTGCCGCGCAGGAACTCGATGACAGCAATGCTGGGCCAACGCATCAGCCTCAGCCGCGACAGCCGCCCCAGCAGCAGCACCAACCCGAGGCCCAGAGCAATGACGGCGGCCATCGCCGACGATGCCAACGTGCCGAGCAGACCTTTGGCAAGAAAGCTCCAGGTCGTCGGCCAGGCAAAGAATTCCCAATACGGGGCATCGAGCTGCCCTGCCGAATGAAAGCGGAACACGATTGCCACCGCCAGCAAAAGCAGCACGGCTGCGGCGATCGCGCTCACCGCATTGGTGACGGCCCGGGCCTGGCGGCCTGGCGCAGCAAACAGAATGTCCTCCAGAGAACGGCTCATCGCAGTATCCGCACTTTCTTTTCCAGAGCCGCGCCGGCCCAGGCGATGAGCAGGCCTGTCGCAACATACATCGTGGCAGCCACGGCGAACGCAGCAATGCCCAGCGCCGAGTCGTTGGCGATCTTGGATACGAGCGCGGTGAGCTCTCGGCCTGGAAACGGCAACTGCGAGGCCAGAGAGGTCGACAGCATCAATGCAATTAGCAGCGAAGTCATCGGCTGCACCACCGAACGCAGCGCCTGCGGCAAGACCACGGCAGAAACAATCTGCAGCGGCCGCATGCCCAGGCTGAGCGCAGCCTCGATCTGGCTACCGGGAATGGTGTTGATACCCGAGCGCAGGTAGTCCGCCGTGAATGCAGAGCAGACCAGCGTCAGCGTCAGGATCACGCTGGGCTCATAGTCGATCACGATGTTGAGATCGGGTAGCGCGAAAACGATGAAGATCAGCAGCGCTACGCTGGGAATATTGCGGAAGATCTCAACGTAGACGGTCAGCGCCAAGCGCAGCGGCGGCAATGGCATAAGCCTAAGCACCGCGACGACCGTGCCCAGCATGACCCCGGGCACAAAGGACACCACCGTGAGCTTCCATGTCAGCAAGAGGGCCTGCCAGAAGGCAGGCCCATAGTCGGCCAGGAGCCTGGAAACATCACCCATCGTTCAAGGCAGGGCGGGCGGCGTCGGAACAGTCGTGCTACCGGTACGCTGCCCTATGGAGATAGTCCAAAGTTTGGCCCAGGTACCGTCGGCCTCCAGCTTCTTCAGGAAGGCATTGATGAATGCTACGCCGTCCGAGCCCTTGGGCAGTCCAACTCCATAGGGGTCCTGCGCGCCGAATGGCGCACCCGCCAGCCGCGCGTTGCTGGTGCCAAGGCTCAGGGCGTTGAGCAGCAGCGTGTAATCGGTCACGTAGGCATCTACGCGCCCCTGACGCAGCGCATCGAGGGCTTCCTGATGTGTCTGAAACTCTTGCACGACAGCCTTGGGGGCATATTGGGCCAATATCGCAGGCCCCGTGGAGCCCGCTTGCGTGGCCACCTTCTTGCCGCCCAGGTCGTTGTAAGACTGAACCGTCTTGTTGTTCGACTTGACCAGCACGCCGGACTGCGATGCGTAGTAAGGGCCAGCAAACGAGATCTTTTCGGCGCGAGCAGGAGTGATGGAGTAGGTGGCGAAGACCATGTCCACCTGATTATTGATAAGCACCTGCTCACGCGTGGACGAGGTCACCTGCGTGAACTGGTACTTGGCGGCATCGCCCAGAATGTAGCGAGTGATGAGCTGGGCCAGGCCCAGGTCAAAGCCGCGGATCTTGCCGTCTTTCTCATTGAGCAGCGAGAAAAGATTCGAAGTTTGCGTGCTGCCGAGGCGCAGCGTGCCAGCCTGTTTGATCTTGCTGGCCCAGGTGCTCGATGCGATGGTCGCCGCATCGGCCACAGGCCCCTGCGCAACCAGCGCGTCATAGGCCGCTGCATTGATGGGAGTGCCCTGTGCGAAAAGCGACCCACCGGTCGCGATCGTCAGTGCCACCACGGTGGATTTCAGAATGGATTTGATCGACATGCGGTCTTCTTGGATGGTCTGCGACGCGAATCAATATAAAGCAGCATTTGGAATGCGCGAGCCGCTCGTCCGAGCGTAGCCACCATTGTGCACACAATACAGCCCTTGTGCCCCAACACGGCACGACGCCGCCAACAGGCCTTGCCTAGCACTCATTCGAGAGTCTGCCCCGGCCGGCGTCCGGCTGTGGCAACTAGCGAACAGTCTGAACTCAAGCTTGGTGCGATTTCTGGCGCCCAAGCCGGCCAAGCAGCGCCGGCCGCAGACAAGGCAATATTGCCGCCGCTCGATCACACCGCCAAGGCAACCTGCTAGGAGCACCCCGACGGCAGGTTTCAAGTCATCAACTTGAGAGGTCGAAACCTCCACTGCCGTCGCAGCATGAACAAGTACACACGCCCCCCGCTAGTAGATCCAGCGATGTTGAGCGGTATCTCCGACGCCCCCCCGTTTCCAGTAGCACTGGGCTTTGGAGTCTTGGGATTAATTTAACGGGTTAACTTGTTTTGCATAAGCCTTTGGGCATAAGCCGCCGGACTCAGTCCGCCGAGTGCCTTCTTCGTCCGCTCCTCGTTGTACTCCCGGCGCCAAGCCTCGACGATCACACGGGCATGTGTCAGGCTGGTGAACCAATGTTCGTTCAGGCATTCCTCTCTGAAGCGGCCGTTGAACGATTCGATGTAGGCGTCCTGGTTGGGCTTGCCAGGCTCGATAAGGAACAACTGAACACCCCTGGCATGGGCCCAGTTAAGCATGGCTCGACCGCAGAACTCCTTGCCGTAGTAAATGCATAGTAGTTGTCAGCCACTTTCGGCAGCAAGCATCCTTTGGATTGCTAACTGCAGAAAGAGACCCATGCCATGCCTGATACGAACCTACTAATCTTCCCGCTGCACTGGGTTTCAATCGATGTAGCCCGCTACTGCAATGCCGTTCTTATCGAGACTTCATCGGCTCAGCGGTAGCGCTTTCGCATGTCCAACAGTGCAGCAGACATGCAGCGCCTGATTGACTTCCTGTATAGCCTCGGCGGTCGCTGTCGTGTGGCCTTAGAGCCCATCGGGGACTATCACCGCTCGATCGCCCATCGGTTGCTCACAGCGGGCTTTGACGTTGTCTCGATCTCTTCCGTAGCCCAGTCCCGGTTCCGCGAAGCCATGTTCAACTCCTGGGACAAGATTGATCCGAAGGATGCCGCCGTCTTTCTGGTGATGCTCAAGCAGGGCGTCGGCCAGTAGCCGTTTGAGTCATCCGTTTTCGGTTTCCAGCTCCTTCAGACGTTTGGCATCGGACGAGCACATACAGCCAAACTTGCTGCGCCAAAGGTAATAGCTGGCTTCGGAGAAACCGTGCCCTCGGCACAGTTCAGCCACCGACAAGCCCGATTGGGCTTCCCGCAGGAAGCCAATGATCTGTTCTCCCGTAAATCTTTACTTCAAGTCCAATCTCCTGTTGCACGGGATTGGACTCAAAGCTCGCCTGCTACTCAATTTCTGGGGGACGTCGGCAAACGGTCTACCCCGCGACGAGCTCATTCCGATCCACAGCAGTTTTTCAGAATGCATCAAGCAGTGCCAGATACTGTTTTCAAGCAAGCTGTTCTGCTGGATCAAGCCTTGCAACCTACACTTGCACTGCTACACAAGTCTGTAATCCGCCATTTGATGTATGGAACGTTTCACTATCTCCCTTGATGATCGGCTAGCCCAAGAATTCGACGAGCACATTGCCGCAAAAGGCTATGGCAACCGCTCTGAGGCTGTCCGGGACATCCTTCACGTGCATCTCGCAAATGCGCGTGAAACCCAAAATGTGGAGGGGCCCTGCATTGCCTGCCTGTCCTATGTATACAACCATCACGAGCGAGATCTCTCGGACCGGCTGGCGCGGGTTCAACATCAGCACCACGAGTTGACGATCTCCACCACCCACGCCCATCTCGATCACGACAACTGTCTAGAGACCGTGCTTTTAAAAGGCTCTGCTCAAGCAGTACGCCGTTTCGCGGAAAGCATCATGGCCGAGCGTGGCGTGCACCATGGCAGCATCAACATCGTGGCACTCCCCGAGCAATCGCACCATCACAGTGCACATCATCACCCACACTGACCTAAGTTAGGGCTGTCGTCCAAGCTTAGTGCCGGCTGTGGCTACTCATAAGGGCTGGTATGAAGATTGCTAGATTCTTCTTACATAGAGGAAGGATCATGCAAACAATGCTTCAAAAGCCCCGCAGCGTACTGGCACTTGCACTAGTCGCCGCATTCCCCGCTCTCGGATGGACCCAATCCGTTCCCCACGAATCAACAGCACAAGGTACGGAGCATCCCGAGCTGGCCACGATCGAGGTCAAAGGCCAGGCGATGGAGGATGCGTCAGCGGCATACTCCACGACCACCATTGAAAACGCCCAGATCAAGGACCTGCATATCAGCGAAACCAAGGAGCTGTTTCGCCATGTTCCGGGGATGAATGTCCAGAACTATCAGTTGCCTGGTGTCGCAGATGGCATAGTGATGCGCGGCTTTGGTGGCGGTGGCCATGGTGGAGACATTGGTGCCGTGCTGGATGGCATTCCTCTCAATGAGGCCATGTCTCATGCGGATGGCTATGTTGATTTCAACGTTGTCATTCCGCTGGAAATTGACCGACTCACGGTCTACAAAGGCCCTGTATCGCCGTTGTACGGCAACTTCAACCGCGCAGGACTGGTTGCCATCAACACGCGCAAAGGCGGGGTGTACAACGACCTGGACCTGCGGCTCGGCTCCCACTCTACCTTTGACGGGCAATGGGCATTGGGACGACAACTGGACAATGGCGATGACATCAATTTTGCTGCACAGCATGCACGCGGCAATGGTTTCCGCCCGCAGTCGGATGCCGAGCGCAGCACGGTGTCCGGTCGCTGGCGCCATAGCATCACCAATGATCTGGAGGTGGTCCTGTCAGGACGGCTGCACCACGCCAACGGCAACTCGGCAAGCTACATCACCGAGCCGCAGCTGAAGTCCGATCCCTATGGGATCGACCTCAGAACTCAGAACGATGGCTCCAAGAAGAATTTCGGGACGCTTCGCGCCGATGTGAACTACACGCTCTCGCCGCAAGTCAAGCTGCTGAGCTTTGCGTATTTAACGCGCCAAGATTTCACACGCTGGTTCACAAGACCCACCAGCGGCGGCTGGAAGCAACGTGAGGAATCCTATGATCGGACGGTATTTGGAGCTGGCACCAGCTTGAACGGGCACAGCGATGTGGCCGGCCAGCATGTCAACTGGGTTCTGGGGCTTGAGACCTTCCGTGAAAGCACCGATTACGAGTATTACGACGGCACCAATAACCGAATTCGCACAAGCCCCGCCATCAACGACAGACAGAGCAAACTCAACAGCCTATCTGCCTTTGGCGAGCTAGAGGTGCCACTGCACCGACTGTTCACCCCAACCCTGGGCATGCGCTGGGATCGCTTTAGTGGCGGCTGCAAGCTGCTGGGCCCGGAAACCGGCTCTGATCCTTGCGGCCCGTTGGCCAAGATGAGTCACGCCAGCCCAAAGGTCGGGGTGAAGTCAGAGGTACTGCCGGGCATTTTGCAACTGCGCGCCAGTTGGGCTGAGGGGTTTGCATTGCCGAGCACCTTTGCCAAATATGCCCTGGGCGCGTCTGCGGTGAGCCCCAACGTTTTCAAGCAGACAGAAATCGGTGCCCAGCTGACCCCTTGGCAAGGCGTCTCTCTGGACGTCGCAGCCTACCGACTCAATTCCAGTGACGAGATCCGCGCTGTTGCCCCAGGCGTGTACGAGAACTACGGAGCCACAAGGCGTACAGGCATTGAGGCCAG
This window of the Comamonas testosteroni genome carries:
- a CDS encoding TonB-dependent receptor codes for the protein MQTMLQKPRSVLALALVAAFPALGWTQSVPHESTAQGTEHPELATIEVKGQAMEDASAAYSTTTIENAQIKDLHISETKELFRHVPGMNVQNYQLPGVADGIVMRGFGGGGHGGDIGAVLDGIPLNEAMSHADGYVDFNVVIPLEIDRLTVYKGPVSPLYGNFNRAGLVAINTRKGGVYNDLDLRLGSHSTFDGQWALGRQLDNGDDINFAAQHARGNGFRPQSDAERSTVSGRWRHSITNDLEVVLSGRLHHANGNSASYITEPQLKSDPYGIDLRTQNDGSKKNFGTLRADVNYTLSPQVKLLSFAYLTRQDFTRWFTRPTSGGWKQREESYDRTVFGAGTSLNGHSDVAGQHVNWVLGLETFRESTDYEYYDGTNNRIRTSPAINDRQSKLNSLSAFGELEVPLHRLFTPTLGMRWDRFSGGCKLLGPETGSDPCGPLAKMSHASPKVGVKSEVLPGILQLRASWAEGFALPSTFAKYALGASAVSPNVFKQTEIGAQLTPWQGVSLDVAAYRLNSSDEIRAVAPGVYENYGATRRTGIEASALWSVHRTLDLAMTYGSANSKVTENGTASLVGNRVAGVPKYTSTVSATWKPLAQWAATVTYRKVGSYAVDAANTVTYGGYNTWDLGLSYTARGSQNYRVYVQVANLADKAYATTASVIGGTRLYAPGAPRTLSAGVQYQF
- a CDS encoding IS110 family transposase, with the translated sequence MSNSAADMQRLIDFLYSLGGRCRVALEPIGDYHRSIAHRLLTAGFDVVSISSVAQSRFREAMFNSWDKIDPKDAAVFLVMLKQGVGQ
- a CDS encoding amino acid ABC transporter permease, which translates into the protein MGDVSRLLADYGPAFWQALLLTWKLTVVSFVPGVMLGTVVAVLRLMPLPPLRLALTVYVEIFRNIPSVALLIFIVFALPDLNIVIDYEPSVILTLTLVCSAFTADYLRSGINTIPGSQIEAALSLGMRPLQIVSAVVLPQALRSVVQPMTSLLIALMLSTSLASQLPFPGRELTALVSKIANDSALGIAAFAVAATMYVATGLLIAWAGAALEKKVRILR
- the nikR gene encoding nickel-responsive transcriptional regulator NikR, with the translated sequence MERFTISLDDRLAQEFDEHIAAKGYGNRSEAVRDILHVHLANARETQNVEGPCIACLSYVYNHHERDLSDRLARVQHQHHELTISTTHAHLDHDNCLETVLLKGSAQAVRRFAESIMAERGVHHGSINIVALPEQSHHHSAHHHPH
- a CDS encoding glutamate ABC transporter substrate-binding protein; translated protein: MSIKSILKSTVVALTIATGGSLFAQGTPINAAAYDALVAQGPVADAATIASSTWASKIKQAGTLRLGSTQTSNLFSLLNEKDGKIRGFDLGLAQLITRYILGDAAKYQFTQVTSSTREQVLINNQVDMVFATYSITPARAEKISFAGPYYASQSGVLVKSNNKTVQSYNDLGGKKVATQAGSTGPAILAQYAPKAVVQEFQTHQEALDALRQGRVDAYVTDYTLLLNALSLGTSNARLAGAPFGAQDPYGVGLPKGSDGVAFINAFLKKLEADGTWAKLWTISIGQRTGSTTVPTPPALP
- a CDS encoding amino acid ABC transporter permease, translating into MSRSLEDILFAAPGRQARAVTNAVSAIAAAVLLLLAVAIVFRFHSAGQLDAPYWEFFAWPTTWSFLAKGLLGTLASSAMAAVIALGLGLVLLLGRLSRLRLMRWPSIAVIEFLRGTPTLLLIYVCFLVLPSVGIKLSTYWMLTLPIGLSTAAVVAEVYRAGVLAVSRGQTDAARSLGLTEIQVFFFVVFPQALRYIVPALVAQLVIVVKDTTFGYVVTYGELMQNAKVLIANYHSLVPVYLVVAALYCLVNYAISKASQRLGRPMH